A single genomic interval of Babylonia areolata isolate BAREFJ2019XMU chromosome 26, ASM4173473v1, whole genome shotgun sequence harbors:
- the LOC143300208 gene encoding uncharacterized protein LOC143300208, whose protein sequence is MGNLFGRYQKPPRRHTLTSSQRRPLTVDREAETDYQDELSRDRTAVRRPHLITFFYPPDTPVDISSKLPACRMYKQMNETILIGRGVYADVMLNEEHIPRHFAEVWCASNVKKAPKWYLKNISEKKAVSVTLNGVRTCLKFGEKTQLQDGCELNFAVVTFITKILVGDLGNKQAFEVEVCQMEQDSSNCSSATNSWKRKESNLSNTSGASNPLRGREGSGSARAGDPGPVVQHLVHYCPNAFPPASPGSTCCLHHHPYGCHQQPCYACHPTGGVCPPVRKQSDQETVMPTVHSPSASVQAVAAGYLPRGDPGPAPSAGPAKTQGQFEGGQKEQSLRGLPNVHREVFPAQHPGNLMTQQMYQAADSITRPGFALPELYGILPNTTFMYGPSAFHQQPQPIPQTHVLPYQHEPCVSYSSHQPMVPGQPGFMNLLRRSQSMFARQRSRPEERQRRSSCDGAQLMVAQPESAQVQHEQYRFSEPDISTLALHETANKVYYMPCHDAVSESTQIDSLKLGSSALAAISPNTTAVSMCTTVNRSRACTDSWDAMDGAAMPTSSACADFTQNHHCPVKSLAGVLPSYTDFSSGSSSGDEKPLTSLVQRAPCSIRQPQENDERQAEEKYVCQ, encoded by the exons GTCGATACCAGAAGCCACCCAGGAGGCACACATTGACAAGTTCACAGAGACGACCAC TGACGGTAGATCGTGAAGCTGAAACAGACTACCAGGATGAACTGTCCAGAGACCGAACGGCAGTCAGACGCCCCCACCTGATCACCTTCTTCTACCCACCCGACACTCCCGTGGACATCAGCAGTAAACTGCCAGCATGCCGCATGTACAAACAAATGAACGAGACCATTCTGATTGGGCGAGGGGTATATGCAGATGTGATGCTGAATGAAGAACACATACCACGTCATTTTGCTGAGGTGTGGTGCGCGAGCAATGTCAAAAAGGCACCCAAGTGGTACCTGAAGAACATTAGCGAAAAGAAAGCGGTGAGCGTGACTCTGAACGGTGTGAGAACGTGTCTGAAGTTTGGAGAGAAGACACAGCTTCAAGACGGTTGTGAACTGAACTTTGCGGTTGTGACTTTCATCACGAAGATTTTAGTTGGAGACCTGGGGAACAAGCAAGCGTTTGAAGTAGAAGTTTGTCAGATGGAACAGGATTCCTCCAACTGCAGCTCTGCCACCAACTCGTGGAAAAGGAAAGAATCCAACCTCTCCAACACCAGCGGGGCTTCAAACCCACTGCGTGGTCGTGAAGGCTCTGGCAGCGCTAGGGCCGGGGACCCTGGGCCAGTGGTGCAGCATCTGGTGCATTACTGCCCCAACGCCTTCCCTCCAGCCTCCCCGGGCTCCACGTGctgccttcaccaccacccctacggCTGCCACCAGCAGCCCTGCTATGCCTGCCACCCCACAGGGGGCGTGTGTCCGCCTGTCAGGAAGCAAAGCGACCAGGAGACGGTCATGCCGACAGTGCACAGTCCCTCAGCCTCCGTTCAGGCTGTGGCCGCGGGGTACCTTCCCAGAGGAGACCCTGGTCCTGCGCCCTCAGCCGGCCCCGCGAAGACACAGGGTCAGTTTGAAGGCGGTCAGAAGGAACAGTCACTGCGCGGCCTTCCCAACGTTCACCGTGAAGTGTTCCCCGCTCAGCATCCAGGAAACCTGATGACCCAGCAGATGTACCAAGCTGCTGACTCCATCACCAGACCTGGCTTCGCTCTGCCAGAACTCTACGGGATACTTCCCAACACTACGTTCATGTACGGTCCGTCAGCGTTCCACCAGCAGCCGCAGCCCATCCCCCAGACTCATGTCCTTCCCTACCAACATGAGCCTTGTGTCAGTTATTCCAGTCATCAGCCAATGGTGCCGGGACAGCCAGGCTTCATGAACCTGCTGCGCCGTTCCCAGTCCATGTTTGCACGACAACGCTCACGTCCTGAGGAGAGGCAGAGACGATCGTCGTGTGACGGAGCCCAGCTGATGGTCGCCCAGCCTGAATCAGCTCAAGTTCAGCACGAGCAATACAGGTTCTCAGAGCCAGACATCAGCACCTTGGCTTTACACGAAACGGCGAACAAAGTGTACTACATGCCGTGCCACGACGCGGTGTCCGAGTCCACACAGATCGACAGTCTGAAGCTGGGCAGCTCGGCTCTGGCTGCCATCAGTCCGAACACCACAGCCGTCAGCATGTGCACGACTGTCAACAGGTCTCGCGCATGCACGGACTCGTGGGATGCTATGGATGGTGCCGCAATGCCCACATCTTCAGCGTGTGCTGACTTTACCCAGAACCACCACTGTCCTGTGAAGAGTTTGGCCGGTGTGCTGCCCTCATACACTGACTTCAGCTCCGGCAGTTCATCAGGGGATGAAAAACCTTTGACCTCTTTGGTACAGCGTGCTCCATGCTCAATTAGACAGCCACAGGAAAACGATGAACGTCAAGCTGAAGAAAAATATGTTTGTCAGTAA